In one Mauremys mutica isolate MM-2020 ecotype Southern chromosome 3, ASM2049712v1, whole genome shotgun sequence genomic region, the following are encoded:
- the TLR5 gene encoding toll-like receptor 5: MLHHLVFLLGMSLVAKEIFAFTSCYSYGQIAKYYFCNLTEVPPVPNNTVILWLSFNKIRQVNASSFPLLEQLLILEIGTQFVSTVTIGKAAFRNLPNLQKLDLGDNKILHLDPDAFVELSNVHTLQLYHNSLEESILEEDYLRDMISLEYLDLSGNKIKRLHPHRLFYRLKSLRFVDLKNNEIPILCEGNLASFQGKFFILFILNSNKLYYSVSMDWAKCGNPFKNIVLDTLDLGGNGWGVDIIQQFCTAVNGTSIVFLKLSHHIMGPGFGFKNLKDPDQDTFAGLARSGLRLLDISYGSIFSLDPYVFQSLGDLEWLNLHKNKINQIQKQAFFGLGNLGTLNLSYNILGELYDYTFEGLQNVMHIDLQRNHIGVIAGNSFRDLRRLKLVDLRDNAITTLPSFPAMITLHLSDNKLVSVGNQRINTTFLNLERNRLDNLGDLYIFLQVPDVKYILLRQNRLSYCVKTVNVIENNQLVYLDLGENMLKLVWDRGLCLDVFGALSKLEVLHLNNNYLTTLPQGIFSGLTSLNRLNLASNLLSYLSPGVFPESLKTLNMSENQLLSPALELFMTLRILDITNNRFFCDCTLNTWTAWLNQTNVTLAGSENDTYCVLPPFFTRIPLSSVALDGCNEDELQKPLQFSLFIFTSVTLIMFLTAVIIFSHFRGTCFVWYKTIKGALLKERKQAIDTSTYKYDAYLCYSSKDFEWVQNSLIKHLDSQYSEKNRFTLCFEERDFLPGEEQITNIRDAIWNSRKTICIVTTQFLKDGWCVEAFNFAQSRYFCDLKDVLIMVLVGSLSQYQLMKYKPIRIFVQRSQYMQWPEDHQDVDWFLNNLSHQILKEKKVKKKSSVTEMQTIRTIS, encoded by the coding sequence ATGTTACATCATCTAGTATTTCTCTTAGGAATGTCGCTGGTAGCCAAAGAAATATTTGCATTTACAAGCTGCTATTCCTATGGCCAAATTGCCAAGTATTATTTTTGTAACCTCACCGAGGTTCCACCTGTGCCCAATAATACAGTTATACTCTGGCTAAGTTTCAACAAAATCAGGCAAGTGAATGCATCCTCCTTCCCTCTGCTGGAACAGTTGCTGATTTTGGAAATTGGAACCCAGTTTGTCTCTACTGTTACCATagggaaagcagcttttaggAACCTGCCAAACCTTCAAAAATTAGATTTAGGAGACAATAAGATACTTCATCTGGATCCTGATGCTTTTGTGGAGTTGTCAAATGTACACACACTCCAGCTATATCACAACAGTCTTGAGGAGTCCATTCTGGAAGAAGACTATCTTCGAGATATGATCTCCTTAGAATATTTGGATCTTTCTGGAAACAAGATCAAACGCCTTCACCCTCATCGTTTATTTTACCGTCTAAAATCCCTGCGATTTGTGGACCTGAAAAACAACGAGATACCCATCTTATGTGAAGGAAACCTTGCTAGCTTCCAGGGAAAATTCTTCATATTGTTTATTCTCAATTCTAATAAATTATACTACTCAGTTTCTATGGACTGGGCCAAGTGTGGAAATCCTTTCAAAAACATAGTCCTGGACACCCTAGATCTCGGTGGTAATGGCTGGGGCGTAGATATAATACAACAGTTCTGCACAGCTGTGAATGGGACTTCAATTGTTTTTTTGAAGCTTAGCCATCACATAATGGGTCCAGGATTTGGCTTTAAGAACCTCAAAGATCCAGACCAAGATACATTTGCAGGGCTAGCAAGAAGTGGCCTTCGCTTACTGGATATTTCATATGGTTCCATTTTCTCTCTCGATCCTTATGTATTTCAGAGCCTTGGTGACCTGGAATGGCTGAACCTTCACAAAAACAAGATAAATCAGATCCAAAAACAAGCATTTTTTGGCCTGGGAAACCTAGGAACTCTCAACCTATCATATAACATTCTGGGGGAGCTGTACGATTACACTTTTGAGGGGCTTCAGAATGTGATGCATATTGATTTGCAACGAAATCATATTGGAGTAATTGCTGGGAATTCGTTCAGGGATTTAAGAAGGTTAAAGTTGGTGGATCTCCGGGACAATGCCATTACAACTCTTCCTTCTTTCCCAGCCATGATCACTCTTCATTTAAGTGACAATAAGCTAGTATCTGTAGGTAACCAGAGAATAAATACGACATTCCTTAACTTGGAAAGAAACAGATTGGACAATCTGGGTGATCTTTATATTTTTTTACAAGTTCCAGATGTGAAGTATATCTTGTTAAGACAAAATCGTTTATCTTATTGTGTTAAAACTGTTAATGTTATAGAAAATAACCAGTTAGTCTACTTGGATCTAGGAGAAAACATGTTAAAGCTTGTGTGGGACAGAGGTTTATGTTTGGATGTGTTTGGGGCACTTTCCAAACTAGAGGTGCTCCACCTGAATAACAACTACCTTACTACCCTTCCACAGGGTATTTTTAGTGGTCTAACATCATTAAACAGACTTAATCTAGCCTCCAACCTGTTGTCTTATCTTTCTCCTGGTGTTTTCCCTGAGAGCCTAAAGACACTTAATATGTCTGAAAACCAACTTCTTTCACCTGCCCTTGAGCTCTTCATGACTTTGAGAATCCTGGATATAACAAACAACAGGTTTTTCTGTGATTGCACTTTAAACACCTGGACAGCATGGTTAAATCAAACCAATGTGACCTTAGCTGGCTCAGAAAATGACACATACTGTGTACTCCCACCTTTTTTCACAAGGATTCCACTCTCTTCAGTGGCACTTGATGGCTGTAATGAAGACGAACTCCAGAAGCCTCTACAGTTCTCACTGTTCATCTTCACTTCAGTCACTCTGATAATGTTCCTAACAGCAGTCATCATTTTTAGTCACTTTCGAGGGACTTGTTTTGTCTGGTATAAGACCATCAAAGGTGCTCTGCTAAAAGAACGTAAGCAAGCAATAGATACAAGTACATATAAATATGATGCATATTTATGCTATAGCAGCAAAGACTTTGAGTGGGTCCAAAATTCATTGATAAAGCACCTGGACTCTCAGTATTCTGAGAAAAACAGATTTACTTTGTGCTTTGAAGAGAGAGATTTCCTGCCTGGGGAGGAACAGATCACCAACATCCGTGATGCCATTTGGAACAGCAGGAAGACCATTTGCATTGTGACAACGCAGTTCCTCAAGGATGGGTGGTGCGTGGAAGCCTTTAATTTTGCCCAGAGCAGATACTTTTGTGACCTGAAAGATGTCCTCATTATGGTTCTGGTTGGATCACTTTCTCAGTATCAGTTGATGAAATACAAACCAATTAGAATCTTTGTGCAAAGAAGTCAGTACATGCAGTGGCCTGAAGACCATCAAGATGTAGActggtttttaaataacctctctcaccaaattctgaaagaaaaaaaagtgaaaaagaaaTCCAGTGTTACAGAAATGCAAACTATAAGGACAATCTCATAG